tatatttaataaatatatatacttttggATAGGTACTCTTTTGGATAGgtacccacctcttccgtgagcattTAACTAACCcgtaaaacgccaaccccacgttatccgttaaaaaaaaaatccttactctggctcttacactgCTACTCTGTGCACCTTGCTTTTCTacaactcaattaaaagatcttgtatagtagcactatttgtattgttctcagcttgatatatcgctttgcttgtatttcctcatttgtaagtcgctttggataaaagcatctgctaaatgaataaatgaaaatgtaactcCAGGATCAGAGTTGGGAATCTGTGGTCTAGGAGTTTTTTTGGTAGTCCCTGGCTTGCAGTCATTTGTGCATTCCCTGAATGGTAGTGGTAGCACAATGATTATGATTTTGGACTACAAAGTGGAAGAtaatgagttcaaaccccagcgaTCAGGGCTCTTTgaaggccactcaagttcttccactttaaccttggcaaaccatgtcttcaggggtctcactttgtgcacattggagttgtcatgctggaatatgtttgggcctcttaattccagtgGAGGGAAACTAATGAtgcagcatacagagacatcctatccaattctgtgcttccaattttgtggcaacagtttgggtaAGACCCACATctgtgtgacggtcaggtgtccacaaaccacTGGCCATATAGATTATGCTCTAGCAGCTCCAATtgcccaacaccttactaagacaGCTTGTGCTGTTTCACTATTGCTTTCACTTTCATTTGTGTAGAGGTGCCCATGAAGAGTTGACACAAAGTTTAATTGAGGAACTTGGACTGGGGTTTTgaatggcttctgctttgcactaGACAGCCACCAAGGACACTGGGTAGAAGTGgctaaataatattaatagacATGGAGGTGGTGGGAAGCTCAGTCAATAGTTGGAAAAGgattggaatatatatatatatatatatatatatatatatatatatatatatatatatatatatatatatatatacatacatacatatacacacacacacacacacatcttttgttttaaaaaatagggaagaagtaaacacaaacacagtattCCTCTTTGCTGATTTACTAAGTCACTAAGCCATAGAACACTAAGCTGAAACAAAGCTGCAGATGTAGTGGGGGTGCAGAATTGGGTAAGAGTTCAGTGAGGAACAAACTCTGACAGATGGTAACCTACAGTATGTACTAATTTCTCATCCAGcacattctctcttttttcccccctaccaTTATTTTTTCACTTGGCATGTTTGGCaagaatgtaaaaaatgtaaagctCAGCTTCTGCAGTATTAAGCATAAGATAACAGCTATACAACATCCTCACATTCCAttgcacaaatatataaattgtgTTGCTCTTAAGTAGTGACTAgagtaataaaaaagaaagcataATGCCAGACATGAAGGTGTGTGTGCAAGTagtcaaagcaaagcaaaaccaGACACACAAGGAAGTTGAAGTTTTATTTGGAAACAGGACGGGCCGGGCTGGTGTGTGCCCATCAATGCAACCAGAAACAGCAGTAGCTACAGGTATAACGCTACACGTTGTTCAAAGAATGTCACCTTAGAATTAAAACATACACATTCGAACAAACATATGCGTGCATACACTCACAGACGGCACGCTCTGTAAACTTCCACACCAATAACTTTGATACAGACAACAAAATTTGCATGGTAACTGATGATTACATCCAGAGGAACTCCAAGCACAAATTACCCACAGTGCAATTCACCTACCTATACAGATATATACTTCTgatacatgtatttatatatagagaTCATTGGGATTTCAATAAAGACTTTCCGTTAAACAATTTCATGAACATTTCAAAATCTTCATAAATAATCagtgaaaaatgcattttttttttttttttttttttacagttaagtCCTCAATATCAGCATTAATCAGCAAAATGGTCCCAAAATAagggtggggggaaaaaaaccctggaTGATTTGTTCTTCAAACGAGGAGAAAAAGAGacgaaataaaaacacaaacaaacaagtgtaGCGGTAAGGGCAGCTATCTAAACACCAACAAGACAAGATCACAAGCTACACAGTGCATTTACAAGTAGACGCACATCAGGCTACTAtaatacacacagagaggagaGCTCTCTCATACATTTAATTGCCCACCAAGCACaaacacgcacgcgcacacacctacatacttacacacatacttacatacacacGAACACACTCCCCTCTCTTCTGTTCATGTGGTATAGTTACTCAATGGGTTTCATTAAGTGGATGTTAGAGttggtatttgtgtgtgtgtttgtagtgggtgggtgtttgtgtcagtataattataattattattattaacgctGTTTACTTGGTGGAGAGGATAAGGGCAACAATAAGCCCATAGAGCCCCAGCACCTCAGCAAAGATCAGGATAAGGATCATGCCAACGAACAGGCGAGGCTGCTGGGCTGTGCCTCGAACTCCTGCATCTCCTACGATCCCGATGGCAAAGCCAGCAGCAAGGCCGCTCAGACCCACACTCAGTCCAGCGCCCAGGTGAAGAAAACTCCTGCACagagatagagaaaaaaaatatataaatatatataaaaaaaaggtccAACTGTCAACTAGCTCAGTTAGATATACAATCAAGATGTAATTGATCGTAAATTCAAAGTAGGGCCCACCAACATCAGGATACAACGCGGTAGtgtgaaaacataaaacattacatcataacttgtttaatgcattttacaacattaaaaaaatgtcacacTGTGTCCAGCAACGCAAAGACAGTAACATTCATGTACTGCTACATAGAGACACATTTGTGTAATATGTGAAGATCAAAATAAGATTACATCCAATTGCACTAAATTAATTCCAACAGGAAATGAAAGACTGCTACACTGGCACACAGAAAAATGACAAGTGAAAGACAGATGTGCACTATTCCAGTCGAGCCAACATAGAGTAGTGATTAGCTTGATCAAATACACCTATTAAACTGGCAATTAATTTGTGTCTTTGAGCTCGTCGTGTACTCATTAGTGCTTGAAGACATGAGCTGTTCAAAACTCAGATGCGAGATGTGGACTGTAGCTTAGTCATgctccccatcacaccctcgTATTACAGAGTGACATGGCAATTCTTTTGGTTTgactttaaaaaacacacacactccaaaaataCCTTGTCCAACATTGTGGTAAACATTATCATAAAAATGCATCCCATATACAGTAACAAAGATTAACAGAGCACATGAGGGTCTAGTGATCAAGCCGAATTTTATAAACATGCATATAAAAGAAGGACAGAAAACGAGCATACcaacatgtttatgacttactTGTAGAGAGGGACAGTTGCTGAAATGTTGTTGGCGATGAGTACGGCCACCACCAAACCGTA
This genomic interval from Ictalurus furcatus strain D&B chromosome 2, Billie_1.0, whole genome shotgun sequence contains the following:
- the atp6v0ca gene encoding ATPase H+ transporting V0 subunit ca; the encoded protein is MSSSNPEYSPFFAVMGASAAMVFSALGAAYGTAKSGTGIAAMSVMRPELIMKSIIPVVMAGIIAIYGLVVAVLIANNISATVPLYKSFLHLGAGLSVGLSGLAAGFAIGIVGDAGVRGTAQQPRLFVGMILILIFAEVLGLYGLIVALILSTK